In Nymphaea colorata isolate Beijing-Zhang1983 chromosome 5, ASM883128v2, whole genome shotgun sequence, one genomic interval encodes:
- the LOC116255023 gene encoding probable LRR receptor-like serine/threonine-protein kinase At1g51810 isoform X2, whose amino-acid sequence MARSEKLFSLCIAIQIFSCFADQLFLSIDCGGTGNRIDGTGIKWVGDDGYIMTGKAAQVQNSSIYSQELNSLRYFPSQKKSCYVIAGVATGKKHMVRASFFYGNYDGKSSPPSFNLQFDGNTWVTLHTSSTDAYYWEVIYGPKGDKISVCVAWTSPDQIPFISTLEIREFEPSMYETDDQEDVLLRRSRIAFGAKAWVSYPDDPYDRWWHPSGKIEGVVTVARDNMSFIQNFTDIPGKALVHAITPASSKARNLTVPTSGIFSEDATYYFIFYFMEVLRAASRKNSSHGYYLTAGSNISLVNTANASLPPILNAMEVFKVQRGLANGTNAHDVNALVMLQEQYQQLQLWAGDPCLPVGFTWDWLSCNADDPPRVTELHLSGSGLEGTLLDFSSLTSLEIIDLSNNSLNGQIPNFLGTFPSLKELNLAYNNFTGPLPTSLKGNKKIQLNITGNKIKDDPIPPPPNGGRNMKPIIIGVSFWSVILFLLLVGCVI is encoded by the exons ATGGCAAGATCCGAGAAACTTTTCTCCTTATGTATTGCGATCCAAATTTTCTCCTGCTTTGCTGATCAAT TGTTCTTGAGCATTGACTGCGGAGGAACTGGCAACCGCATCGATGGGACAGGCATCAAATGGGTGGGCGACGACGGTTACATTATGACAGGGAAAGCTGCCCAAGTCCAGAATTCCAGTATATATTCCCAAGAGCTCAACAGCCTCCGCTACTTTCCCTCCCAGAAGAAAAGCTGCTATGTGATAGCAGGGGTAGCCACGGGCAAGAAACACATGGTTCGGGCATCCTTCTTCTATGGCAACTACGACGGCAAGTCATCGCCACCTTCCTTCAATCTTCAATTCGATGGCAACACTTGGGTGACTCTGCACACTTCTTCTACCGACGCCTATTATTGGGAAGTAATATATGGACCCAAGGGAGACAAGATCAGCGTCTGTGTTGCTTGGACATCGCCCGACCAGATTCCTTTCATCTCCACTCTTGAAATCAGGGAATTTGAGCCGAGCATGTACGAAACGGACGACCAAGAAGACGTTCTTCTGCGAAGGAGCAGGATAGCCTTCGGAGCGAAGGCCTGGGTGAG CTACCCGGATGACCCTTATGATCGTTGGTGGCATCCAAGTGGTAAGATCGAGGGCGTGGTTACTGTGGCGAGAGATAACATGAGCTTCATCCAAAACTTCACGGATATTCCGGGGAAGGCTTTGGTCCACGCCATAACCCCAGCTTCGAGTAAGGCAAGGAATCTGACAGTGCCAACTTCAGGAATATTTTCGGAGGATGCTACCTATTActtcattttctatttcatgGAAGTGTTACGGGCGGCTTCTCGAAAGAATAGCAG TCACGGTTATTACTTGACTGCTGGATCGAACATTTCCTTGGTCAACACAGCTAATGCATCCCTTCCTCCAATCCTCAACGCAATGGAAGTTTTCAAGGTCCAGCGAGGACTCGCTAATGGAACCAACGCACATGatg TGAACGCATTGGTGATGTTACAGgaacaatatcaacaacttcaaCTGTGGGCAGGCGATCCATGCCTTCCCGTAGGGTTCACCTGGGATTGGCTCAGTTGCAATGCTGATGATCCACCACGTGTTACTGAACT GCATCTTAGTGGATCGGGCTTGGAAGGCACCCTTCTGGACTTCAGCAGCCTGACTTCACTTGAGATAAT TGACTTGAGTAACAACAGCTTGAATGGACAAATTCCAAACTTCTTGGGGAcatttccttccttgaaagaGTT GAACCTGGCATACAATAATTTCACTGGACCTTTACCGACATCTTTGAAAGGCAATAAAAAGATACAACTAAA TATAACAGGAAACAAGATCAAAGATGACCCAATTCCGCCGCCACcaaatggtggaagaaatatgaAGCCGATCATCATTGGAGTATCATTTTGGTCAGTTATCCTATTTCTATTGCTAGTTGGTTGTGTCATCTAA
- the LOC116255023 gene encoding probable LRR receptor-like serine/threonine-protein kinase At1g51810 isoform X1: MARSEKLFSLCIAIQIFSCFADQLFLSIDCGGTGNRIDGTGIKWVGDDGYIMTGKAAQVQNSSIYSQELNSLRYFPSQKKSCYVIAGVATGKKHMVRASFFYGNYDGKSSPPSFNLQFDGNTWVTLHTSSTDAYYWEVIYGPKGDKISVCVAWTSPDQIPFISTLEIREFEPSMYETDDQEDVLLRRSRIAFGAKAWVSYPDDPYDRWWHPSGKIEGVVTVARDNMSFIQNFTDIPGKALVHAITPASSKARNLTVPTSGIFSEDATYYFIFYFMEVLRAASRKNSRSFIFLVNGNGNKSDPIVPDYGSFVTELYSHGYYLTAGSNISLVNTANASLPPILNAMEVFKVQRGLANGTNAHDVNALVMLQEQYQQLQLWAGDPCLPVGFTWDWLSCNADDPPRVTELHLSGSGLEGTLLDFSSLTSLEIIDLSNNSLNGQIPNFLGTFPSLKELNLAYNNFTGPLPTSLKGNKKIQLNITGNKIKDDPIPPPPNGGRNMKPIIIGVSFWSVILFLLLVGCVI, encoded by the exons ATGGCAAGATCCGAGAAACTTTTCTCCTTATGTATTGCGATCCAAATTTTCTCCTGCTTTGCTGATCAAT TGTTCTTGAGCATTGACTGCGGAGGAACTGGCAACCGCATCGATGGGACAGGCATCAAATGGGTGGGCGACGACGGTTACATTATGACAGGGAAAGCTGCCCAAGTCCAGAATTCCAGTATATATTCCCAAGAGCTCAACAGCCTCCGCTACTTTCCCTCCCAGAAGAAAAGCTGCTATGTGATAGCAGGGGTAGCCACGGGCAAGAAACACATGGTTCGGGCATCCTTCTTCTATGGCAACTACGACGGCAAGTCATCGCCACCTTCCTTCAATCTTCAATTCGATGGCAACACTTGGGTGACTCTGCACACTTCTTCTACCGACGCCTATTATTGGGAAGTAATATATGGACCCAAGGGAGACAAGATCAGCGTCTGTGTTGCTTGGACATCGCCCGACCAGATTCCTTTCATCTCCACTCTTGAAATCAGGGAATTTGAGCCGAGCATGTACGAAACGGACGACCAAGAAGACGTTCTTCTGCGAAGGAGCAGGATAGCCTTCGGAGCGAAGGCCTGGGTGAG CTACCCGGATGACCCTTATGATCGTTGGTGGCATCCAAGTGGTAAGATCGAGGGCGTGGTTACTGTGGCGAGAGATAACATGAGCTTCATCCAAAACTTCACGGATATTCCGGGGAAGGCTTTGGTCCACGCCATAACCCCAGCTTCGAGTAAGGCAAGGAATCTGACAGTGCCAACTTCAGGAATATTTTCGGAGGATGCTACCTATTActtcattttctatttcatgGAAGTGTTACGGGCGGCTTCTCGAAAGAATAGCAGGTCCTTCATTTTCCTTGTTAATGGCAACGGAAATAAAAGTGATCCTATAGTCCCTGATTATGGGTCGTTTGTGACTGAGCTCTACAGTCACGGTTATTACTTGACTGCTGGATCGAACATTTCCTTGGTCAACACAGCTAATGCATCCCTTCCTCCAATCCTCAACGCAATGGAAGTTTTCAAGGTCCAGCGAGGACTCGCTAATGGAACCAACGCACATGatg TGAACGCATTGGTGATGTTACAGgaacaatatcaacaacttcaaCTGTGGGCAGGCGATCCATGCCTTCCCGTAGGGTTCACCTGGGATTGGCTCAGTTGCAATGCTGATGATCCACCACGTGTTACTGAACT GCATCTTAGTGGATCGGGCTTGGAAGGCACCCTTCTGGACTTCAGCAGCCTGACTTCACTTGAGATAAT TGACTTGAGTAACAACAGCTTGAATGGACAAATTCCAAACTTCTTGGGGAcatttccttccttgaaagaGTT GAACCTGGCATACAATAATTTCACTGGACCTTTACCGACATCTTTGAAAGGCAATAAAAAGATACAACTAAA TATAACAGGAAACAAGATCAAAGATGACCCAATTCCGCCGCCACcaaatggtggaagaaatatgaAGCCGATCATCATTGGAGTATCATTTTGGTCAGTTATCCTATTTCTATTGCTAGTTGGTTGTGTCATCTAA
- the LOC116254418 gene encoding probable LRR receptor-like serine/threonine-protein kinase At1g51810, whose protein sequence is MWKAAEIALACTARRSAERPDMHDVLIDLNQAMKMEMEIDHQEFVFLSIDCGGTGEHTDRSGIKWVGDDGYIKTGKAAQVQNLRIYNQEVNSLRYFPSQKKSCYVIAGVATGKKHMVRASFFYGNYDGKSSPPSFDLQFDGNTWLTVNTSSSEGQYFEVIYGPKRDKISVCVARTSPDHIPFISTLEIREFEPSMYKTNDKEDVLLRMTRNAFGAKDWVRYPDDPYDRWWHSSGKIEGVVTVARDNMSFIQNFTDIPGKALVHAITPASSKATTLTVPTSGIFSEDATYYLKFYFSEVLWAASRKKSRSFIFLVNGDGNKNDPIVPPYGSVMTEFYSHSYYMTTGSNISLISTANASLPPILNAMEVFKVQRGLANGTNAQDVSALVVLQEQYQQLQLWAGDPCLPVGFTWDWLNCNADDPPRVTELHLSGSGLKGTLLDFSSLTALEIIDLSNNSLNGQIPNFLGTFPSLKELNLANNNFAGLLPASLKGNKKIKLNITGNNKIEDDPIPPQPNGERNMKPIIIGVSFQSVILFLLLVGCVI, encoded by the exons ATGTGGAAGGCTGCAGAGATAGCATTAGCATGTACTGCACGGAGATCCGCTGAGCGGCCAGACATGCATGATGTTCTGATTGATTTGAATCAGGCAATGAAGATGGAGATGGAGATTGATCACCAAGAATTCG TGTTCTTAAGTATTGACTGTGGAGGAACTGGCGAGCACACCGACCGGTCAGGCATCAAATGGGTGGGCGACGATGGTTACATTAAGACAGGGAAGGCTGCCCAAGTCCAGAATTTAAGAATATACAACCAAGAGGTCAACAGCCTCCGCTACTTTCCCTCCCAGAAGAAGAGCTGCTATGTGATAGCAGGGGTAGCCACGGGCAAGAAACACATGGTTCGGGCATCCTTCTTCTACGGCAACTACGACGGGAAGTCATCGCCACCTTCCTTCGATCTTCAATTCGATGGCAACACTTGGCTGACTGTGAACACTTCATCCAGTGAGGGCCAATATTTTGAAGTAATATATGGACCCAAGCGAGACAAGATCAGCGTCTGTGTTGCTCGCACATCGCCCGACCACATACCCTTCATCTCCACTCTTGAAATCAGGGAATTTGAGCCGAGCATGTACAAAACGAACGACAAAGAAGACGTTCTTCTGAGGATGACCAGGAATGCCTTCGGAGCGAAGGACTGGGTGAG GTACCCGGATGATCCTTATGATCGTTGGTGGCATTCAAGTGGTAAGATCGAAGGCGTGGTTACTGTGGCGAGAGATAACATGAGCTTCATCCAAAACTTCACGGATATTCCGGGAAAGGCATTGGTCCACGCCATAACACCAGCTTCGAGTAAGGCAACGACTCTGACAGTGCCAACTTCGGGAATATTTTCGGAGGATGCTACCTATTACTTGAAGTTCTATTTCTCGGAAGTATTATGGGCCGCTTCTCGAAAGAAGAGCAGGTCCTTCATTTTCCTTGTTAATGGCGACGGGAATAAAAATGATCCTATAGTCCCTCCTTATGGGTCGGTTATGACGGAGTTCTACAGTCACAGTTATTACATGACAACTGGATCGAACATTTCCCTGATCAGCACAGCGAATGCATCCCTTCCTCCAATCCTCAACGCAATGGAAGTTTTCAAGGTTCAGCGAGGTCTCGCTAATGGAACCAACGCACaggatg TGAGCGCGTTGGTGGTGTTACAGGAGCAATATCAGCAACTTCAATTGTGGGCAGGCGATCCATGCCTTCCCGTAGGGTTCACCTGGGATTGGCTCAATTGCAATGCTGATGATCCACCACGTGTTACTGAACT GCATCTTAGTGGATCGGGCTTGAAGGGCACCCTTCTGGACTTCAGCAGCCTGACTGCACTAGAGATAAT TGACTTGAGTAACAACAGCTTGAATGGACAAATTCCAAACTTCTTAGGGAcatttccttccttgaaagaGTT GAACCTGGCAAACAATAATTTCGCTGGACTCTTACCCGCATCTTTGAAAGGcaataaaaagataaaactaaa TATAACAGGAAACAACAAGATCGAAGATGACCCAATTCCGCCACAACCAAATGGTGAAAGAAATATGAAGCCGATCATCATTGGAGTATCATTTCAGTCAGTCATCCTATTTCTGTTGCTAGTTGGTTGTGTCATCTAA